From Bifidobacteriaceae bacterium, a single genomic window includes:
- the arr gene encoding NAD(+)--rifampin ADP-ribosyltransferase produces the protein MNGVVGGPLDEGPFYHGTKAALETGDLVEAGWRSNFGGRHRANFVYLTATLDAATWGAELAVGAGPGRIYVVEPTGPFEDDPNLTDQRFPGNPTRSYRTRAPLRVVGEVADWEPHPPEVLAAMRENLERLKRQGVEAIND, from the coding sequence ATGAACGGCGTTGTTGGCGGGCCCTTGGACGAGGGTCCGTTCTATCACGGCACCAAAGCGGCGCTCGAGACGGGGGACCTGGTCGAGGCGGGGTGGCGGTCGAACTTCGGGGGACGGCATCGGGCAAACTTTGTGTACCTGACCGCCACGCTGGACGCCGCCACCTGGGGCGCGGAACTGGCTGTTGGCGCCGGGCCGGGCCGCATCTACGTGGTGGAGCCGACCGGCCCCTTCGAAGACGACCCGAACCTGACCGATCAACGCTTTCCGGGCAACCCGACAAGGTCCTACCGGACCAGGGCGCCCCTGCGCGTGGTGGGGGAGGTCGCGGACTGGGAGCCGCACCCACCCGAGGTCCTGGCGGCAATGCGGGAGAACCTCGAACGCCTCAAACGGCAGGGCGTTGAGGCGATCAACGACTGA
- a CDS encoding type II toxin-antitoxin system VapC family toxin, whose protein sequence is MLLDTMVVSDLGKPRPDPNLVAWSRATDLERAFISVVTVEEIELAILLKERRHGGAPRLRRWFAESVLDGFSGRILPITAAVARRAAALHVEQTRPANDARIAATALTHGLTLVTRNAAHFAGTGVTLVNPWTGFSR, encoded by the coding sequence ATGCTGCTCGACACCATGGTCGTGAGCGACCTCGGCAAGCCCCGCCCAGACCCGAACCTTGTCGCCTGGTCCCGTGCCACCGATTTGGAGCGTGCATTCATCTCCGTGGTGACGGTGGAGGAGATCGAGCTCGCCATCCTCCTGAAGGAGAGGCGGCACGGCGGAGCGCCCCGCCTGCGCCGCTGGTTCGCAGAATCGGTCCTCGACGGGTTCTCCGGCCGCATCCTGCCCATAACCGCCGCCGTGGCCCGGCGGGCGGCGGCTCTCCATGTCGAACAGACCCGGCCCGCGAACGACGCCCGCATCGCCGCGACCGCCCTGACCCACGGCCTCACCCTGGTCACGCGGAACGCGGCTCACTTCGCGGGCACCGGAGTCACCCTGGTCAACCCTTGGACGGGCTTCAGTCGTTGA
- a CDS encoding type II toxin-antitoxin system Phd/YefM family antitoxin — MPTISAQEFNRDVSAAKRAAASGPVFVTNRGRATHVLLTAEDYRARMGPRWVFDALRPSWLEQEGGAVPQDWDAPTRDELPAAADLD; from the coding sequence ATGCCCACAATCAGCGCTCAGGAATTCAACCGCGACGTGTCCGCCGCCAAGCGCGCAGCCGCCAGCGGCCCGGTGTTTGTGACGAACCGGGGACGCGCCACGCACGTGCTGCTCACCGCCGAGGACTATCGTGCTCGGATGGGCCCGCGCTGGGTGTTCGACGCCCTGCGTCCCTCATGGCTCGAGCAAGAGGGCGGAGCCGTCCCGCAGGACTGGGACGCTCCGACCCGTGACGAGCTTCCCGCCGCCGCGGACCTCGATTGA
- a CDS encoding class I SAM-dependent methyltransferase yields the protein MSFQEYLARQFGHPTGLGGALVTAVMNRQNRPLYEAALRLLEADGSDSVLDVGCGNGFVLGLLGERTGASLAGVDISGSMVRAAGRRNRRLVRGGRLTVKNGDAAHLPFPDGRFSKAYSINTVYFWPDVDTAMAEVKRVLRPGGVFVNVLYSNDLLHAHPHTQTGGYRLREPDALIGSSRNAGFDVDQVPLLGGTGYGLVCRAA from the coding sequence GTGAGCTTTCAGGAGTATCTGGCCAGGCAGTTCGGCCACCCGACCGGGTTGGGAGGCGCGCTGGTCACGGCGGTGATGAACCGGCAGAACCGGCCCTTGTACGAGGCCGCGTTGCGGCTGCTCGAAGCCGACGGGTCCGATTCCGTGTTGGACGTCGGCTGCGGCAACGGCTTTGTGCTCGGCCTGCTTGGCGAGCGCACCGGGGCGTCGTTGGCGGGCGTCGACATCTCGGGCAGCATGGTGCGGGCAGCCGGACGCAGGAACCGCCGCCTGGTTCGCGGGGGGCGGTTGACCGTCAAGAACGGCGATGCCGCCCATCTGCCATTCCCGGACGGCCGGTTCTCGAAGGCGTACTCGATCAACACCGTGTACTTCTGGCCGGATGTGGACACCGCGATGGCCGAGGTCAAACGGGTGCTCCGGCCCGGCGGCGTCTTCGTCAACGTGCTCTACTCAAATGACCTCCTCCACGCTCATCCTCATACCCAGACCGGCGGGTATCGGCTGCGCGAACCGGATGCCCTGATCGGGTCGAGCAGGAACGCTGGCTTCGACGTCGACCAGGTGCCGTTGCTGGGTGGGACCGGCTACGGCCTAGTTTGCCGCGCGGCATAG
- a CDS encoding putative DNA binding domain-containing protein translates to MDLNEMLSELRRQGSDTRAIEAKTASGGFPENTARTLSAFANTPGGGDLVFGVDEASGFAATGVYDVALCQQAVMNTARQALQPPISVTSEVGSYGGADVVVAHVPEAPRDLKPVRVVKDGKAYLRMYDGDYPLWAAEEQILVSQRGSPRDDEAEVAQADIGDLDTAALARYLANRRAVTRRFGAMADEEIMVRTGVLGRDGSRPTLAGLLALGVYPQQHYPSLAVQASLVDASEGIRALDAEYVTGSIPEMIDACMAWVKRVTRGAIVADPADGSVRDLPAYPPVAVRELVANALIHRDLSASSINQPVILRVRQGIGLLIANPGGLYGMSVEGLGKAPSSLRNARLTEILQFVRDERGDRVVERLGTGIPAAQHALRERGMEPLRFHDQAIRFTVFAEERAPGHSGWAGASLAAEQVLRLLARAPATTTELAAALGRSVPQVRYLLAGLAKADRVTRERLDGRTFRYRLSN, encoded by the coding sequence ATGGATTTGAATGAAATGCTGAGCGAGTTGCGTCGGCAGGGCAGCGACACGAGAGCGATCGAGGCGAAGACCGCGAGCGGCGGCTTCCCCGAGAACACGGCGAGGACTCTCTCGGCGTTCGCCAACACCCCAGGCGGAGGCGACCTGGTCTTCGGAGTCGACGAGGCGTCCGGGTTCGCCGCTACCGGCGTTTACGACGTCGCGCTGTGCCAGCAGGCCGTCATGAACACGGCCAGGCAGGCGTTGCAACCCCCAATCAGTGTCACCTCCGAGGTGGGGTCCTATGGCGGCGCGGATGTGGTCGTGGCGCATGTTCCCGAAGCTCCCCGCGACCTCAAGCCGGTCAGGGTGGTCAAGGACGGAAAGGCGTACCTGCGGATGTACGACGGCGATTACCCGCTGTGGGCCGCGGAGGAGCAAATCCTCGTGTCGCAACGTGGCAGCCCGCGCGACGACGAGGCGGAAGTCGCCCAGGCGGACATAGGCGATCTGGACACGGCCGCGCTGGCTCGATACCTTGCCAACCGGCGAGCGGTCACCCGCCGATTCGGGGCCATGGCTGACGAGGAAATCATGGTGAGGACCGGGGTGCTGGGTAGAGACGGCTCCCGACCGACCTTGGCCGGGCTGCTCGCCCTAGGTGTCTACCCGCAGCAGCACTACCCGTCTCTGGCCGTCCAGGCCAGCCTTGTGGACGCCTCTGAGGGGATCCGCGCCCTCGACGCGGAATACGTCACCGGGTCCATCCCGGAGATGATCGACGCTTGCATGGCATGGGTCAAGCGTGTCACGCGCGGTGCCATTGTCGCCGACCCAGCCGACGGCAGCGTTCGCGATCTGCCTGCCTATCCGCCAGTCGCGGTGCGGGAGTTAGTGGCAAACGCCTTGATCCACCGCGACCTGAGCGCCTCGTCTATCAATCAGCCGGTCATCTTGCGGGTACGACAAGGCATCGGCCTGTTGATCGCCAACCCTGGAGGTCTGTACGGCATGTCGGTCGAGGGGCTTGGCAAGGCCCCGTCGAGTTTGCGGAACGCTCGCCTGACGGAGATCCTGCAGTTTGTGCGCGACGAACGCGGCGACCGGGTGGTCGAGCGCCTCGGCACCGGCATACCAGCGGCGCAACACGCTTTGCGCGAACGAGGAATGGAGCCGCTGCGGTTTCACGACCAGGCCATTCGATTCACAGTCTTCGCAGAAGAGAGAGCCCCGGGGCATAGCGGGTGGGCCGGGGCGAGTCTCGCCGCCGAACAAGTCCTGCGCCTGCTGGCCCGAGCGCCGGCCACGACCACGGAACTGGCAGCCGCCTTGGGCCGCTCGGTGCCCCAGGTGCGCTACCTGCTCGCCGGACTCGCCAAAGCAGACCGCGTGACACGCGAACGCCTCGACGGTCGCACCTTCCGCTACCGTCTAAGCAACTGA
- a CDS encoding ABC transporter substrate-binding protein: MAIGLFAAGCNTGSDGSDGPSGSGASGQPGAQGEYNPVSTSGTPPEGPLIPTGTEEAGGKTIVWLIFDGLVRVTPEGEVINEVAEAVESEDAITWNITLKPNQKFANGEVVTAASFVDAWNWGAQLDNAQIAVGDLSVIKGFKDVHPSEEGAEPTAETISGLTVVDDLHFTIELEEPWSGFRNHLTSVVFCPLPKAFFEDRETWIEQPIGNGPYQLREPIDESTGAYLEVNPNYTGSRVPENTGVYIRFYTDPDAVYQDVLADNLDIGSASGAGLLTAADDFGDRFLTGPGGPNQTLTFPLYDEWWASADGLKVRQAISLAIDREEIIETIFNGLGAPAREFTQKGLYGWRDDIPGSDILDFDPERAKRLYEEAGGYPGGTLKIYYNADGAHKEWTEAVANQLRQNLGLEAVSTPVTTFPEFLEQRDAEEFDGPWRASEIPFNPGLDDVLRNVYSQTGGASSGSGWTSAEFESLLTQGRAQTDVEAANDLFNQAQEVLFRDLPAIPLWYTYGSTIHSKLVSNVQRTQFGSTLYLVHKESK; encoded by the coding sequence TTGGCCATTGGACTATTCGCCGCAGGTTGCAACACCGGCTCTGACGGCTCCGACGGCCCCAGCGGCTCCGGCGCTTCTGGCCAGCCTGGCGCCCAAGGCGAATACAACCCGGTTTCAACCTCCGGCACGCCGCCCGAAGGGCCCCTGATCCCGACGGGCACCGAGGAGGCGGGCGGCAAGACCATCGTGTGGCTCATCTTTGACGGGTTGGTCCGGGTCACGCCGGAGGGCGAGGTCATCAACGAAGTGGCGGAGGCGGTTGAATCCGAAGACGCCATCACCTGGAACATCACGCTCAAGCCCAACCAAAAGTTCGCCAACGGCGAGGTGGTCACGGCCGCCAGTTTTGTGGACGCCTGGAACTGGGGCGCCCAGTTGGACAACGCGCAGATAGCGGTCGGTGACCTGTCGGTGATCAAAGGCTTCAAAGATGTCCATCCCAGCGAAGAAGGCGCTGAGCCCACCGCGGAGACCATCTCCGGGCTAACAGTGGTGGACGATCTCCACTTCACCATCGAGTTGGAGGAGCCCTGGTCAGGATTCCGCAACCATCTGACCTCGGTGGTGTTCTGTCCCCTGCCCAAGGCCTTCTTCGAGGACCGGGAGACTTGGATCGAACAACCCATTGGCAACGGTCCCTATCAACTACGCGAGCCGATTGACGAGTCCACCGGCGCCTATCTTGAGGTCAACCCGAACTACACCGGCAGCCGCGTACCAGAAAACACCGGCGTCTACATCCGCTTCTACACGGATCCGGACGCGGTTTACCAGGACGTGCTGGCGGACAACCTTGACATTGGTTCCGCCTCCGGCGCAGGCCTTTTGACCGCGGCCGACGACTTCGGCGACCGCTTCCTCACCGGCCCCGGCGGCCCCAACCAGACCCTCACCTTCCCGTTGTATGACGAATGGTGGGCCAGCGCGGACGGCCTGAAGGTGCGGCAAGCGATCTCCTTGGCCATCGACCGCGAAGAGATCATCGAAACTATTTTCAACGGCTTGGGTGCCCCCGCCCGCGAGTTCACCCAAAAGGGCCTCTACGGCTGGCGGGACGACATCCCCGGATCAGACATTTTGGACTTCGACCCGGAGCGCGCCAAGAGGCTTTATGAAGAGGCCGGCGGCTACCCCGGAGGCACCCTGAAGATCTATTACAACGCCGACGGCGCGCACAAGGAGTGGACAGAGGCCGTTGCCAACCAGCTTCGCCAAAACCTTGGGTTGGAAGCGGTGTCAACCCCGGTGACAACGTTCCCCGAGTTCCTAGAACAACGCGACGCCGAAGAATTCGATGGTCCCTGGCGGGCCTCGGAGATTCCGTTCAACCCAGGCTTGGATGACGTGCTCCGCAACGTCTATTCGCAAACAGGCGGCGCCTCGAGCGGCTCTGGCTGGACCTCGGCAGAATTCGAATCACTCTTGACCCAGGGCCGCGCGCAAACCGATGTGGAGGCGGCCAACGATCTGTTCAACCAGGCCCAAGAGGTGCTGTTCCGCGACCTGCCGGCCATCCCGCTCTGGTACACGTACGGTTCAACCATTCATTCGAAACTGGTCTCCAACGTGCAGCGCACCCAATTCGGCTCCACCCTCTACCTGGTCCACAAGGAATCCAAATGA
- a CDS encoding ABC transporter permease produces the protein MARYAAGRVGQAVLVVLAATLLLYALVYAMPGDPIAALAGENGPKLDAATRAKIAEQYNLDKPFIVQYLLYLKGVFAGDLGSTFAQRPVLEIIVRAFPVTFRLAVLTVIIQTVVGVTVGVIAGRRRDGALDGAVTTVTMVLIGVPTFVSAYVIQYFFGVKLGWVKPTVSAQATWGELVLPAAVLALGSLAFLIRFTRSGVSENLGAEHVRFAQARGLSEWQVNVSHVLRNALIPIVTVVGTEFGALLGGAIITEAVFNIPGYGQQVYQNIIRGASAPTVSLVTVLVVVFVTVNLLVDLAYAALNPKVRYAAAT, from the coding sequence ATGGCCCGCTATGCTGCCGGCCGCGTTGGGCAAGCGGTCTTGGTGGTTCTGGCCGCCACCTTGCTCTTGTACGCGCTGGTCTACGCCATGCCCGGGGACCCAATCGCGGCGCTGGCGGGCGAGAACGGCCCCAAACTGGACGCGGCCACACGCGCCAAGATCGCGGAGCAATACAACCTGGACAAGCCGTTCATTGTGCAGTATCTGCTCTATCTGAAGGGCGTGTTCGCGGGCGACCTGGGCAGCACGTTTGCGCAGCGTCCCGTCCTAGAGATCATTGTGCGCGCTTTCCCGGTGACGTTCCGGCTGGCGGTGCTCACGGTGATCATCCAGACCGTGGTGGGTGTCACCGTGGGGGTGATAGCGGGCCGGAGGCGGGACGGCGCCCTGGACGGCGCCGTCACCACGGTCACCATGGTGTTGATCGGCGTGCCCACATTCGTATCCGCTTATGTGATCCAGTATTTCTTCGGCGTGAAGCTGGGCTGGGTCAAACCGACCGTATCCGCGCAGGCCACCTGGGGTGAACTGGTGCTACCGGCGGCCGTCTTGGCGCTGGGATCCTTGGCTTTCCTCATCCGGTTCACCCGTTCCGGGGTTTCTGAAAACCTAGGGGCGGAGCACGTGAGGTTCGCGCAGGCCCGTGGGCTCAGTGAATGGCAGGTCAACGTTTCACATGTGCTGCGAAACGCTCTGATCCCAATTGTCACGGTTGTAGGCACCGAATTCGGCGCGCTGCTGGGCGGGGCCATCATCACCGAGGCGGTGTTCAACATCCCCGGCTACGGGCAGCAGGTCTATCAAAACATCATCCGGGGCGCCTCCGCGCCCACCGTTTCATTGGTCACAGTTCTAGTGGTGGTGTTCGTTACGGTCAACCTGCTGGTCGACCTGGCCTACGCCGCGCTCAACCCGAAGGTCCGCTATGCCGCAGCCACTTGA